GAGTGGTCAGTTTTGTGTTGGATGCTTGAGTATGATGAATAGTTCAATTGTATGGTTCTTAATTTTGTGTCAACCATGTTTGGGTGAATTGCGATTATATTTTTGTGAGTTGTCTACGACACTAGACATATCGTAGACGGTTTTGAGAGTTATGGTACGTGATATGAAGATATCCATATGGTTAAAAAGTCGCCTGTAATATTATGGAGATATCACATACTGTCAACCGTGGACGGCTCGAGGAACCTTTTTTTTTCCTTCAGGAAGAGTGTATTGTTCTTACAAAACTGTATGCGATGTCACACACATGATAGTGCACCATTGACCATATaaataaacataagaaaaaaaaaaCACCCACTATGTAATTTGCAAGACATCCTATATATGATCGGAGATTGCCTTCTAGTAGAGTTTCCTTCCACGATCTTCTCAAGAGGAAGAATGCCGACTATGCGTTCTATCCTCAGCCTTGAAAATAATGACCCCGCCATCTTGCCAACATTCTTTAGCAATATTTCAACAACCGTAACATTCTCTAGCACTACTTCTCATAGCATTGAATAATAAGATCGTTTTTCTGTAATCCCATTGTTCTCAAAGCTCGACAAAAACCATTGATTCATACCTATATGTGAGACCAACAACCTTCACCAATAAACAAATACATCCCTACCTATATGTGGGACCAACAATCTTCGAAGAAAGATAAATAAGTAAATATACTTTTACTCACATGTGTGAACTAACACAAATAAACAACTACAATAATATTTTTAGTTTCTCTTCTCAACTGAGTTCTTCCAGTTCTATATGACACAACAAGAGAGTGAAAAAATTGTAATCGGTTAGAGCTTGTCCTCCTACCCGGTCCACGGCCTTGTCCAATCAACTTACTAATGCATATTCTCATATGTTTCAACTTATGAAATGTTGTGTCTTGTAAAGAACCTACTATGACCATTTAAAATTCTCAATTGACTGCAACAAGATCTGGCATTGCATGTTTTGCTTTTTTTAATCATGAACCACATGCAAAGGTTATAGGGTATGAACATATTTTAACGACTTCTTAAGGTAGTGACCTATCTCCTTGTATTTTATAGTTTCATAGCAATCCACAGACATCATGCTAGTAGAACATAATATGGTGTTTTTACTATGAGGCTATGCAACAAATGAGCCAAAATGATATGATGCATTTTGGACTCATTAGGGGTAGCAGGGGATTTTGTGAGGTGCACAAGCGAGATGTCGAGACAACGATGAGGATGTATGATGATTCTGGTTGTCTCAGTGCTCCATGGTCATGGTGTCAACACGCCCTTCACCACAACGGATCGTCCAATCACCTCAACGAGAACTAATGCTACTCATGAGGTCTATCAACATATATACTCGtttttttataaatatgattaTACACATGAGACATCAAACCCACGGAAGGCATATCCATGTACAAGTCCTAAACAACTATGGAACCTCCCCTTCCGACATGTGTGGCTTATGGAAACTGGAGCAGATAAGAAAGATTGCGTGGTTGAGTGCACATTCATCAAGATTAAGGAAGTTATGCCTTAATCCTTTGTCGGTAGGAGTTAGGTCTAGGTTCCTCATCTTGGATACCACAGTAGAACACCTACATATAAGGACCCATAGGTAGAAGCAGGAGAACAAGCTATTTTAACACCAGTATAACACCATGATGTAGATGGATGCAGAGAAGCGCTTTGCATCGGCATTGTGGCAAGATATGTAGATCTATTGCAGGAATCTAGATTGTTATAGTTTCACTCATGTTAGCCACCATCATACTTTTGCATTAAGATCATAATGGAAGACAAAGAAAATAAGTAGGATTCTTACCCAACCCAGGTAAAATCGTGCATCCCTGACTTCATCCTCATCCGCATACGCACGCGAGTTTGTTTCCGAGATCCTTGCAGCCTTAGCATTGTTCATTTGAGCATTCTAAGATTTTAACAGCTCTAGATTTGGAGTGTGTTTTGACTTTGGTCGATCCCACCATAGGATGGGGTGAGTAATTTTCTATTATTTATGGGCGTGGGTGGGGATTGGGTTTGTTGTGTTGCCTCTTCAATATTTCTTTGCTTTTTGCAGCTTTGTTCaaaagaggctttgcatttgttcTCTGTGCACCCAACGCCATTTAATATAAATGAAAACCAGCCATGACATGCAAAGCTTTTCATGTTGAACTAATTATCATTAGTCCACATTTCCTCATTTGAAAATGCTAGTAGATAATGGAATGAAAGATCGAAGTAAGTAAAAATTTATTTATATTACACACGACAATCCAGCACCACATAATAACTTaaaaatcacaaggggaaataAAATAAATCCTCACACAACACAAGAAAGTTCCAATCATATGGATCAGATGAAAGGCAAACCTCTCAAACATCATTCTTCACCGAAGAGCTATAGCCATCCTGGTCATCATAATACTTGGACCACAACATGATCCCACCATACTTCCCCGCACTCTTGATCAATGGGAGAACATCAGACTTTAGGTCATCAGCCGGGATGAACCCGCTCCCAGCAGCCTCAGGTGATGCCGGTAGACCAAGGAAGATCTGCTTTGCAGGAACGGTCAACCACTGCTTCCATGAATCAGCTAGATTGGAAGTGCTTCCTGAAGTATATTGGCAAGGAGCATTGTTGTAGAACTGCACCCACACATAGTCAAAGAGACCGGTGTTGAGGGCGCCTCCCACCCATGCATCAGGGAAAGGGCACTGTGGCGCGGCAGTCAAGTACACTCTCCTGCCGGAGTTGCTATACCCTTTTAGGAACCTTGCAAGATCGTCCCAGTGCAGGGGTGTACCGCCCTCGATATCGAAGTCGATGCCATCGAGGACTGCATCACCGAGAGGCCGCGAAGATGACGTACCTCCTAAGAAGTTGTTCCATAGGTACGTCGCGACATTCTTAGCGTCCTGGGACGAGGAAAGGTAGTAACCGCCTGCTCCGCCACCGATGGAGAGCATGACCTTGACGCCGTTGCTCTGGCATGACTTGACGTCGGAACTTAGACTAGCGCACCCGCCATTGGTTGGGACGCAGTGGCCTGCCAGGTTGAGGACTGGCGGCTGGCCATTGCCGAAGGAGGAAAGGAAGGCGATGTTGACAAATTTGTAGTTGCCAGTGGCGCAGGTTGCAGCCAGTGTGCCCTCTCCACCATTCTGACCCCAGTAGATGGAAATGCCGCCGGCTTCCGACCCGAGAAACTGCGCCACGACTATTGCCACGACCAACAGTTGCAGCATAGATGATCTACTAGCCATCTCTGGGGCAATATTGTCCCTATTGAACTCTTATCTCCACTGTTGGTGTCTTCAGGTGTAGGAGTATGCCTTTTTGTTTGGTGCTGAGTTTGTGCTTGGACGGTTGGCTTATATACGAGGGGAATCGTCGTGTGAAATCTGCCACCCCATATTGTTTATCCTCATGCGTGGCTTGGTGGGAACATGGATGAACACTTTACACTTGCGAACGCGCTCTGCTGCCAGCTTCGAATTAACGGCGACGGTGTTCGTGATTTTGTACTATTGGACATAATAACGTGCATATAGAATAAGAAAAGGTTTACTCCAGTTGTGCGTTGGCGACGGCACATTAAGAATACTAGAGAATACCCTGCGCGTTGCCGTGGGAACCGATTACACTATATTTTAGTAATTTAATTGTATGAAACTTTCATAGTTAAATTAAAGCTAAAAATAAATATTATATATTGTATTTGATTATTGTGTAGTTAGATTTTTTTAATATAAGTGGCATAacgtaatgaaaaaaaatcatgcattTTGAGTGGACCTTTGATAAGGTGACATGTGTGATGTGGTAAAAGGTATGCATGAGATCAATTAATAATGAAAAACTTTTCCTCATGTATGTAGTGGTGGacctttgatgaggtggcatgcgtGCATATTAAGATAAATAGAATAATGAGGATCAACttcttatgtactccctctgtaaactaatataagagtgtttagataactaaagtagtgatctaaacgctcttatattagtttacggagggagtatatagaatAATAATACTCCTTCCGTGCCTAATTAGTTGACTCAATATTTGTTTGAATATAGATGtatgatacatccgtatctaacaAATTTAAAACAACTAAGTTGGGCGGAGATAATAAAATAATACTAAAAAGGAGAATAAGAGATAATCTTGTACTGTTCGTCCTGTCGTGTTATTTTGGGTACTTTCGTGTCGTCCATCGTGTGCTCGAAGTCACACATAAAGAAAACAGCCGCGTATATCTCGCTTCTAGCGACACAAAAAGTTGGCTCGGTTTAGGCGAGGAGGCAGTGGGACGGTCCAGTAGCGCACTCTTCTTTCGTTCCGTTTGCTTTTTTGTACGTTAGCTTCTAATGTATACATTAAAAATGTAACACCTTTTGATGAATAGTTAACATTTTTATGAAAATTGAAAAATTTCTCTATAAATTAACAGTAAAAAGTGTTTTTTCGGGAATTTTAAAGTGTTTTCAAAAAATATGAACatattttttgaaatattttaaaACTATTTTTATGTGTTAAAGCTTTGGGCATTTTTGTTTGGTAATTTTACAGATAGTTGGTTGTTTTGATGGGAAGATTTTTTTTTATTATCTGAGCTTTGCCCAAACAAATTAGTTAACGTACACAGATAGACCCATGAACTCATCTTCCTACCCCCGCTCTAGTACTACTTGTGTTCTACTAAAAAATAGTACTCCCTTGTGCGCCGTCGTGAGGACACTTCCTTATTTTTTTTCATTCTCCAATACTCCCTTGTGCGCTTCCGTGAGGGCACTTCCTTATTTTTTTTCATTCTCCAAtggaaaaagtccaaaacaaaccttcAATTTGTAggcgaaagctaaatcaaaccccaAACTCttaatccctgaaatcagcacaccaaactctctaatcccggtctattttaaaccttacAGAACATGGCCGGGATTTAGtgaattgggccggcccagtagcgcaATTGCTCGCGCGCGCGCACTAATCTGGTTTTTTCTTAGTTTCTTCCTTTTgcgttttcatttcttttttcatttttacacATGTCTAATTTTTCTCAGTACCCAATGTACATTTTTAATGCACACATTAATTATTTTTGGATAaacttttgatattttcaaatatATTATGTACATTTATAAATTACATGTTTTCAAAACTTTTGAATACATGGTAATATTTTTTCAACTACAGGTTTTACATTTTATTAATGATGataaacattttataaaactacACAGCACTCTTTTACgtggttcaacatttttaaatatgcATACACTTTTTTCAAGGACATGCCACATATATTCTGTTAAGGTTTTGACACATTTTTTTACATCacgcaaacatttttttacattgtaaaCACATTCTTTTAAAAATGTCACAAACACATTTTTTGGAACTCGTGATCATTCTTTAAATGTTACAGTTTTAATCTataaaacattttttgaatcaaacAAATATTATTATACAATGTATAAACATTTGGATTGGCCCatacattttttaaaacttgtgatattttttagatgtcacaaaatattttcaggtTTCAGAAAATGTTTATGTATCAAAACGTGTCCGCACTTTAATATTTTGTTCAGGTTGCAGAAAAAAAATTATGTTTCAAAAAGCATTTGCACTTTAAAAatttgttcaggtttcaaaaaatgtttacagAGGTGTTCGCTTTTTCAAAGTTGTTGGTTTTTTAAAAGTATTCGAAATTTTCAAAAAGGTCTCACACTTTATAAAATGTTCAAAGATTTCATAAATAAATAGGTTTTCAATAATCTTTACAATGTTCGGCGCTTTGGTTTCTGATTAAATATTTCGGGCCTCTGCTACGTCAGTCATTGTCGTCTGGTGTAGTGGCTACCAGGTCCCAAGTTCGAGTCCACAACATGTTTTTTTGTTTTGGAATTATTACGTCCCCcattaagaaaaagaaagaaagaattttTTACGTCGCGTGTTAAGGAAAAAAAACTCGCTTCATGTCTGGTGGGCTGGCCCAGTGGAGTCCACTGCCAACAATccgaaatattttttaaatacattattTATGAAAGAATTTACAAAGTTCCAAAAACAGTATTAAAAACGTGACACAAATTTGAAAATACGAAATATTTTTCATAGGATGTGAAAAACTGTttgaattctgaacattttttgataaATGTGGTTTTTTTAAATCGCGAACAGTTTTTTAAAATGCTAATAGAGTTGATTTTGTGCGAAACACGAAATTCCAAACAGTTTTTAAAAACACAAAACGAATTGAATTTCTgcgaaaaatagaaaacagaaacatttttaacttttgaacaattttagaaatatgcgaacattttttaaacctCGTGAATTCTTGTTGTGTTATAGTGGGCTGGCCCAAATTCTAGTCCGTGAGAGTAGCTGGAATCCCGGCCGGGATTGTATTCTTCCCAGCGTGCCAAACAGGTCTAGGGTCCAAAATAGGGCGGGATTACAAGTTCAGAGTGCCAATTTCCGGAATTCAAGACTTTCGTCTACAACTTCaaggtttattttggactttttccttCTCCAATACTCCCTTGTACGCCACCGCCGCCCTCTCTCCCGCTCCCTCTTTTCTCTTCTCTCTGTGATCCCCCATCTGGTCCGTACCAGCACCAGCTAGCCCGCCCCGTTTCCCTTTTGTGTGCCTCCTCGTGTGTGCACGCTGCAGGTTGATATAAACTTGCGATTGTATTTAAATCGGCAATAATTCATTCAATGAAGCGAGGTGGTACCATTCCAGAGTACCTTGATTAGTGGTGCGTAGATTCTACATAAAATTTACCATGGGCACAGGCGCAACCAGGCCCGTATGAGCGATAGAAGAAGCTAGGTGATAACCCAAAATCTGGAGTGCGGGTTAATTACTTAAAAGCACAGGGTTTTTTTGTGCAAAAACACTGCAATGATGAACCCGACAGAAGCAATctgtgctttattagtaggtaaagattggTTTTGTACTTATTTTCCTTTTGCTTAGAATTTTAAAATATACTGAATCTATATATTTCATAAATTAATTTGGTTAATATTTTTAAAAGTTCACCTCACCTTATAAAAGTATTCATGATGTAAAATATTTAGTCGCACAATTTAAAGTTTTCTCATATCATTCAGAAAAatgtccatgacattcaaaatatGTTTACATGTTTATACTTTTTCTCATGTCTTTATTTTAGAATTTTCATTAAAATTTTAAATTTTATCTATTTTGGAAAAATGTGCGTACCATTTCAACCAATCGttaatgaattttaaaaatattcatgtgttTAAAATACATTTTCATGTTTTTAAAAGAAATCTCACAATTTTATAAAAATGTGCATAATACAAAAATATTTGTTGAtgccattttaataacatgttctTACACATAACAAATGTTTGGACGGTTTCCAAAATAATATTCATGCCATTttagaaaaatgttgaacatgCATTTAAAAATGTTAGCTTTGTATTAAAAACATATTCACTATGTAATTAAATATTGTTTAGTGTGCATTTCACAAATGTTCAACACATATTTTGGCGAAATGTGTATCTCAATACGGTCAACCATTATGCAAAAATGTTCAAAGTTTATTCAATAAGTTGATGCGCATGAACAAgagtaaattgcagaaaaccaccagttTGAGGGCTAGGTTAGCAGAAATCACTACGTTACAGTTTCTTGGCAAAAAACACCAACTCTCCCGTAAACAATTTGCAAATaccactgatcggcggatcggACACCGATAAGTGGATTTATGACAAGTGGGGCCTGGTTTTTGCCGACGTGGCGCTGTCAGCTGGTCCGACAGCCGTTAGACGCCGTCAGAGGGCGCTCTCGCACGTGAACTTAAGTGATTCACTCCTCTgtctctcactctcactctcactTTGCTCTCGCACGCTCTCGCTCTCGCTCTGttcttgctcgccgccgccggccgctctGCTCTGCGTCGCGCCGCCACCGCATCATCATGGTGTCCTGGAGTGAAAGCGACGACAACAGCGAGCACACTAGGCAGTACATCAGCTCTGATTCTAACGACGGCAGAATGCAGGTATGCATTTGGGGATATTttcctagggttagggttagggtttgttaTATGATTTGGGGATATTTTTCTCAAAGGAGCTTGTGTGTTAGCTGATGAAATGTTATGCATTTCTTTGCACTCCCAGGTCCCTGCTTCAACTGAGGACTCCGATTTCAAGGGCCCTGAAGATGAAATGCAGGTTTTGTGCCATGGTCACGGGAAGTTAGCAGAGAGGCGCGTTGCTTTTGAAGGAATTCTAACTGGGAGGAGGTTTCTCTGTTGCACTGAGAAGGTATATGCTTCTAAGTGAGACACAATCATTGTTAGGATTTGGCCATTGTTTATTTATTGTTAAGTTGGGAGACTGTTGAGGCAGTCATTGTTTACTCTTAGGAGAGTGTTGAGTCAGTCATTGTTTACTCTGAGGAGAGTGTTTAGGCAGTCATTTTTTACTCTGGCAACAATGTTAATTAGATTAAAGTACATTGGATGCATGGGTTAGTTTATTCCTAACAACATCACATAATTGTATAATTGAGAGCAGAACATCAGTGCTTTCTTCTTGAAATATAATATCTTTAGCTTTGGTTGTGATGAAAGGTTTTAATATGGTTTTGAATACTACCTTATTTCAGGAAGGTAGAGACTGTGGACTAGTTAAATGGATTGATCCTGCTTGGCCCAATACCCTTGAGAATGCATTGCACAAGTTATGGTTGATGTATGAAGACAACAAGAGACAGAGGGCTGAGGACACTCTGATGAATTCTTTTGAAGTTCATAACCTGACACAAGAGAAGAAAAAGTTGCAGGCCAGCTATGAGAAGCTGGTTGAAGATGTCAATGCACTTGTGAATGCCCAACAACGTAGGGTAGAGATAGAAAAGACAAATGCTGATACCAAGAAGTTGGAGGAGAAGTATGAGATGGTGAAGAACCTGGCAGCTGCTCAGGCCAGTGTCATTAGGAACATGAAGCTCAAGCTAGCTGAAGAGAGGAAGAACTTACAAATCCAAATTGATGAGCTGCAGAAGAGTGTTGAAGAGAGCAATGTGAAGCTGCATGAGAGCAATGTGAAGCTGCAGGAGAGCAATTTGAAGCTGCAGGGGATCAAGGCCATCCTAAATGAATGATCACCTAGCTGTGGAAGAGGGCACTATCATTTGGCATTTGCTTACCTTTTGTATGGTGTGGTTGGCTGTGCTGTAATGAGATTATGGTTTTAATTTCCTGAACTATGGATCTGTAATGTACTAATCTAGTACTATGATTATCTATGGATTTGAATTAATGCTAAATGTGATGGTATTTAGAGTATTTGGATGAAATATGATCTTTTTAGAATTTATGTATTTGAGCCATCAAATAGGGTTTGTAGCCATCTTTGGGGGTTTTGTCGACATCTAGCCTTCACTAGGGTTTTTAGGCATCTTTGATGATTTTGTCGACGTTTAGCCATCAAATAGGGGTTTTAGGTATCTTTGGGGGTTTTGTCGACATCTAGCCTTCAACTAGGGTTTTTAGGCATCTTTGATGAT
The window above is part of the Triticum aestivum cultivar Chinese Spring chromosome 2A, IWGSC CS RefSeq v2.1, whole genome shotgun sequence genome. Proteins encoded here:
- the LOC123186139 gene encoding hevamine-A-like; the encoded protein is MASRSSMLQLLVVAIVVAQFLGSEAGGISIYWGQNGGEGTLAATCATGNYKFVNIAFLSSFGNGQPPVLNLAGHCVPTNGGCASLSSDVKSCQSNGVKVMLSIGGGAGGYYLSSSQDAKNVATYLWNNFLGGTSSSRPLGDAVLDGIDFDIEGGTPLHWDDLARFLKGYSNSGRRVYLTAAPQCPFPDAWVGGALNTGLFDYVWVQFYNNAPCQYTSGSTSNLADSWKQWLTVPAKQIFLGLPASPEAAGSGFIPADDLKSDVLPLIKSAGKYGGIMLWSKYYDDQDGYSSSVKNDV